One window from the genome of Catenulispora sp. MAP5-51 encodes:
- a CDS encoding BTAD domain-containing putative transcriptional regulator → MKTLRGAIPFIRVLMLLALLAAVIAGLPWGLWHFFGPPLPGRLPGYGDLKTWLGQARLLPDQAAVQILDVAAWGYWALFTLQVAVQLPGVAVDTVRAMRTRAPLPTTVRANLAGRLLCTVAISIIAARGTIAAASAAAVTGRDGAPAASASVTDTTSAAMMHVVVRGDTLWGIANRRLGDPNRWKEIYELNRHRVQPDGELLTDPEVIRPGWVFVLPGDSAAQMPPARAAKASPRSAQAQPTAKAAVPRQLGPSASEAPAPSTNAATAPSSAQMPQTHRSPAVVRRPVAVHLPTGGYVSLTLGAGLAAAVAAASVRSRVNGRRRRLGDPDTVVERFGEPEATLLQTAATLGYGRDSDADPYIDDPSDSAPTIPGALNALRAPIAVYIGNRDGRPVSLQSVAAEGLGLIGDGAHDVARAVLASALAAGGFLAGSAVYQVITTTEDLQTLTDSKLMGCINDRLAAYETLEEAVAAADAARSTRSKQRTLLLATADTAAILKTAEGPQSEAILLGCPDAVTVAEIGAAGTISASGSDASALDRVEPYRLSLAETHTLMNHMLAASPAAEPEFVVPAVQAAFPADHELLRRVEPARDDADPPEPSPATSAPSVPPQASGATPAAPEAALSINILGPLQVKAEGRDVTALFRPLTAAILIQLALNQRGITRAALAADLWPEPDLDPETRAKRFKATLSHVRTALAEAHGAKADHIREARPSRLLSLNPDLVAVDAWTFEKLLNTADSSSPHPKQADQLLEAIGLYRGPVAHGHEHAEPNRSTDETWLAPHREVHFHKLIDAHTDAAALLRATDPDHAIDLLERAVELEPWNYALSEQIIEIHVEQGRQHAAARRLAILTEHLAHLAMRPSPIIVALVGSVRAC, encoded by the coding sequence GTGAAGACGCTGCGCGGTGCCATCCCGTTCATCCGGGTCCTGATGTTGCTCGCCCTGCTGGCAGCCGTCATCGCCGGTTTGCCGTGGGGGCTGTGGCACTTCTTCGGCCCACCGCTGCCTGGCCGCCTTCCCGGCTACGGTGACCTCAAGACGTGGCTGGGTCAGGCACGGCTTTTGCCTGACCAAGCCGCTGTCCAGATCCTCGATGTCGCGGCTTGGGGCTACTGGGCCCTGTTCACACTTCAGGTCGCAGTCCAGCTCCCCGGCGTCGCCGTTGACACGGTCCGAGCCATGCGAACTCGCGCTCCGCTGCCAACGACCGTCCGCGCGAATCTTGCCGGACGGTTGCTGTGTACCGTCGCCATCAGCATCATCGCGGCCCGCGGCACCATCGCAGCTGCTTCGGCGGCCGCCGTCACCGGCAGGGACGGCGCGCCCGCGGCGTCAGCGAGCGTCACAGACACCACATCGGCAGCCATGATGCATGTCGTTGTACGAGGTGACACGCTGTGGGGCATCGCCAACAGGCGTCTTGGCGATCCAAACCGCTGGAAGGAGATCTACGAGCTCAACCGGCACCGCGTGCAGCCCGACGGTGAGCTCCTGACCGACCCTGAGGTCATCCGACCCGGCTGGGTCTTTGTTCTTCCTGGCGACTCTGCGGCTCAGATGCCTCCGGCTCGAGCTGCGAAGGCATCGCCGCGGTCGGCCCAGGCTCAGCCCACGGCCAAGGCCGCGGTGCCGCGGCAACTTGGGCCGTCGGCGTCGGAAGCTCCGGCACCGTCAACTAACGCGGCGACTGCGCCGTCCTCTGCACAGATGCCACAGACGCATCGGAGCCCAGCGGTCGTTCGCCGACCCGTCGCAGTGCACCTCCCCACCGGAGGCTACGTCAGCCTTACGCTCGGAGCCGGCCTGGCCGCGGCTGTGGCTGCGGCTTCCGTGCGCTCCCGCGTCAACGGCCGACGGCGCAGGCTTGGTGATCCCGATACGGTGGTGGAACGCTTCGGCGAGCCAGAAGCCACCCTTCTGCAGACTGCGGCGACTCTCGGCTATGGCCGTGATTCTGACGCCGACCCGTACATCGACGACCCGAGCGACAGCGCCCCGACGATCCCCGGCGCGCTGAACGCGCTGCGTGCTCCGATCGCGGTCTACATCGGCAACCGCGACGGCCGTCCGGTCTCGCTCCAGAGCGTGGCCGCCGAAGGTCTCGGGCTCATCGGCGACGGAGCGCACGACGTAGCTCGCGCCGTACTCGCGTCGGCTCTTGCCGCCGGAGGATTCCTTGCCGGCTCCGCCGTCTACCAAGTCATCACCACAACCGAAGACCTACAGACACTCACCGACAGCAAACTCATGGGGTGCATCAACGATCGCCTGGCTGCCTACGAGACCCTCGAGGAAGCAGTAGCCGCGGCCGATGCGGCGAGGTCTACGCGTTCCAAGCAGCGAACCTTGCTGCTGGCCACAGCCGACACGGCGGCGATCCTGAAGACTGCGGAAGGCCCTCAGAGCGAAGCTATCCTGCTCGGCTGCCCTGACGCAGTCACCGTTGCCGAGATTGGTGCCGCTGGCACGATCAGTGCGAGTGGCTCTGATGCCTCCGCCCTCGACCGCGTGGAGCCCTACCGGCTGAGCCTGGCCGAGACCCACACGCTCATGAACCACATGCTGGCCGCATCGCCGGCCGCTGAGCCCGAGTTCGTAGTCCCCGCGGTCCAGGCTGCTTTCCCCGCCGATCATGAGCTGCTCCGCCGTGTCGAACCGGCGCGGGACGACGCGGACCCGCCAGAACCATCACCGGCGACGAGCGCTCCATCGGTCCCTCCCCAGGCCTCCGGCGCCACCCCAGCAGCTCCGGAGGCCGCTCTCAGCATCAACATCCTGGGACCGCTGCAGGTGAAGGCAGAAGGCCGTGACGTCACCGCGCTCTTCCGGCCGCTGACCGCCGCGATCCTCATCCAGCTCGCACTCAACCAGCGCGGTATCACCCGCGCCGCCTTGGCTGCGGACCTCTGGCCGGAGCCCGACCTCGACCCCGAGACCCGGGCAAAGCGCTTCAAGGCCACCTTGTCGCACGTTCGCACCGCTCTTGCGGAGGCACACGGAGCCAAAGCCGATCACATCCGCGAGGCCCGGCCGTCCCGGCTCCTGAGCCTCAACCCTGACCTCGTAGCTGTCGACGCGTGGACCTTCGAAAAGCTCTTGAACACCGCTGACTCCAGCTCGCCGCATCCCAAGCAGGCCGATCAGCTGCTGGAAGCCATTGGGCTGTACCGAGGCCCGGTAGCTCATGGCCACGAACATGCTGAACCCAACCGGAGCACTGACGAGACTTGGCTCGCCCCGCACCGTGAGGTCCACTTTCACAAGCTCATCGACGCTCACACCGACGCCGCCGCGCTGCTACGTGCCACCGACCCGGACCATGCAATCGACCTGCTGGAACGTGCGGTCGAACTCGAGCCCTGGAACTACGCGCTGTCCGAGCAGATCATCGAGATCCACGTCGAGCAAGGCCGGCAGCATGCTGCTGCGCGACGCCTGGCCATCCTCACCGAGCACCTCGCTCACCTAGCCATGCGACCCAGCCCAATCATCGTCGCCTTGGTGGGCTCCGTTCGAGCCTGCTAG
- a CDS encoding NUDIX hydrolase gives MRWKNLGEKPVHHCKWFKLNLANVELPDGRHLDHYVLRQPPVALCAMVDDEDRVLLLWRHRFITDRYGWELPSGGVEEGESLTEAAAREAEEETGWRPGSLTPLLSLVPNPGLSDNLHVVFWSDRAEHIGDPVDAFESDAVEWVPLAKVPDLVAAGEISLANTVAALLTLCRIRGL, from the coding sequence ATGCGCTGGAAGAACCTCGGCGAGAAGCCTGTCCACCATTGCAAGTGGTTCAAGCTCAACCTCGCCAATGTCGAACTTCCCGATGGCCGGCACCTCGACCACTACGTCCTGCGGCAGCCTCCGGTCGCATTGTGCGCCATGGTCGATGACGAGGACCGGGTTCTACTGCTGTGGCGGCACCGCTTCATCACTGACCGGTATGGCTGGGAACTGCCCTCCGGCGGCGTGGAAGAGGGCGAGTCGCTTACGGAGGCTGCTGCGCGTGAGGCGGAGGAGGAGACCGGCTGGAGGCCTGGCTCGCTTACTCCCCTGCTCAGCCTGGTGCCGAACCCGGGACTGTCGGACAACCTTCACGTCGTCTTCTGGTCGGACAGGGCAGAGCACATCGGCGACCCAGTAGACGCGTTCGAGAGCGATGCGGTCGAGTGGGTGCCGCTGGCAAAGGTCCCAGACCTCGTTGCCGCTGGAGAGATCTCGCTGGCCAACACGGTCGCGGCGCTGCTCACGTTGTGTCGGATCCGAGGCCTGTAG
- a CDS encoding transcriptional regulator: MGEPNLLLDALIEEAAIKRASLAARINALSGRHTNFDHRSVGRWLAGQRPRGRVPQLICDILSATLGRPISLGDIGMADPPGTTGAKVPMAEFVERAPSLWRSDHNERDDVCDAAPATGLDAIAPIWEWESPLDDIDVSREGRAAVGPGHVAQLRSVRGHYEEMYRRVGGLTVRPRIVSYLTIEVTPLLRGSYNHATGQQLHRAVGGLVAVAGICAYDSDYQGLAQRYFHQALRLAKASGDRGFGGYVVALLVNQALHCRDYQQAISFAEAGLRTAGPHMSPALATDIHAMQAKAFARVHDLTKAHASMRQTEAAAGRIRRVNEPPETDYVQPGLVETQFAEALFSLGDLTAARRFADDAVAASTHPRGRVNRLATVTKIAIRAGELDRAVESASAMLDQATGMESRRLFERFRQLRTNMWTHRDAAGLGEVVARIDDVLTIPLD; the protein is encoded by the coding sequence GTGGGCGAGCCGAATCTGTTGTTGGATGCCCTGATCGAGGAAGCAGCGATCAAGCGTGCCAGCCTGGCAGCCCGCATCAATGCCTTGTCCGGGAGGCACACCAATTTTGACCACCGCTCTGTGGGTCGTTGGCTGGCCGGCCAACGTCCCAGGGGCCGGGTCCCACAGCTGATCTGCGACATTCTCTCGGCAACGCTTGGCAGACCCATCAGCCTCGGTGACATCGGAATGGCAGACCCTCCGGGAACCACCGGGGCGAAAGTGCCCATGGCCGAGTTCGTCGAGCGCGCTCCGTCACTGTGGCGCTCCGACCACAACGAACGTGACGACGTTTGCGACGCCGCGCCCGCGACAGGGCTGGACGCTATCGCGCCGATCTGGGAGTGGGAAAGCCCTCTCGACGACATCGATGTCTCTCGTGAGGGCCGGGCTGCGGTCGGTCCCGGCCATGTCGCTCAGCTGCGCTCCGTACGCGGTCACTACGAGGAGATGTATCGCAGAGTCGGCGGGCTCACTGTGCGTCCGCGGATCGTCAGCTATCTGACAATCGAGGTCACGCCCCTCTTGCGTGGCTCCTACAACCACGCCACCGGCCAGCAGCTGCATCGTGCGGTCGGAGGGCTGGTAGCCGTCGCCGGAATCTGCGCCTACGACAGCGACTACCAGGGGCTGGCCCAGCGCTATTTCCACCAGGCGCTGCGTCTGGCGAAGGCCTCTGGCGACCGCGGGTTCGGCGGCTACGTGGTGGCGCTACTGGTCAACCAGGCGCTTCACTGTCGTGATTACCAGCAGGCGATCAGCTTTGCCGAGGCAGGTCTACGGACGGCGGGGCCACACATGAGCCCCGCATTGGCCACCGACATCCATGCCATGCAGGCGAAGGCTTTCGCGCGCGTGCACGATCTGACTAAGGCTCACGCCTCGATGCGCCAAACCGAGGCCGCGGCCGGGCGAATTCGCCGCGTAAACGAGCCACCAGAGACCGACTACGTCCAGCCAGGCCTGGTCGAGACCCAATTCGCCGAAGCGCTGTTCAGCCTCGGCGACCTCACAGCAGCACGCCGTTTCGCCGACGACGCAGTGGCCGCCAGCACCCATCCACGCGGTCGCGTGAACCGCCTGGCCACCGTCACGAAGATCGCGATCCGGGCCGGCGAGCTCGACCGGGCCGTCGAGTCGGCCTCCGCGATGCTCGACCAGGCGACCGGCATGGAGTCCCGCCGACTGTTCGAACGCTTCCGACAGCTCCGCACGAACATGTGGACGCACCGGGACGCCGCAGGGCTCGGCGAGGTCGTGGCGCGAATTGATGACGTGCTGACCATCCCCCTTGACTGA
- a CDS encoding STAS domain-containing protein: MSRSAPAPAFTIDSRSGRYGITVIKACGELDFYAGPRLRTAVLESVADGKALIVVDVGGLEFLDSTGLGVLIKGLKVCRAAGGSFAIARLTRRPERTLRTAGVLALFDLYDTVEAAEEAFSSPGSSQLPG; encoded by the coding sequence ATGAGTAGATCCGCTCCTGCCCCCGCGTTCACCATCGACTCGCGAAGTGGTCGGTACGGCATAACGGTTATCAAAGCCTGCGGTGAGCTTGATTTCTATGCCGGGCCGAGACTACGGACCGCCGTTTTGGAGTCGGTAGCGGATGGCAAGGCGCTGATCGTCGTCGACGTCGGCGGATTGGAGTTTCTCGACTCTACCGGGTTGGGCGTACTCATCAAAGGCCTCAAAGTGTGCCGTGCGGCTGGGGGATCCTTTGCGATCGCGCGCCTGACCCGGCGGCCTGAACGCACGCTCCGGACAGCCGGCGTACTGGCTCTCTTCGACCTGTACGACACAGTTGAGGCCGCTGAAGAAGCCTTCTCGTCTCCAGGCAGCTCCCAGCTGCCGGGATAA